A stretch of the SAR86 cluster bacterium genome encodes the following:
- a CDS encoding FKBP-type peptidyl-prolyl cis-trans isomerase produces MRNIFLVIMSALIVISCSGGDDNLDNLLESDNFLENNLSNPGVFEIEAGLQYEKLKTSGSGISPSLEDVINADFHGTLLDGSVFWSSIENGEPLVVTLAQLIPGCQKAISLMEVGDSWKLFIHPDLAYGTAGRPGIPPNSLLIFEVSLHSIET; encoded by the coding sequence ATGAGAAATATATTTTTGGTGATCATGTCAGCTTTAATCGTCATTTCTTGTTCAGGAGGAGATGATAATTTAGATAACTTGTTAGAGAGTGATAATTTCCTAGAGAATAATTTAAGTAATCCTGGAGTTTTTGAAATTGAGGCTGGTCTTCAGTATGAAAAATTAAAGACGAGTGGCAGCGGGATAAGTCCTAGCCTTGAAGATGTAATTAATGCAGACTTCCATGGTACTTTATTAGATGGATCGGTCTTCTGGAGCTCCATTGAAAATGGAGAACCATTAGTGGTAACTCTTGCTCAACTTATTCCGGGATGCCAGAAAGCAATATCTCTAATGGAAGTTGGGGATAGTTGGAAATTATTTATACATCCTGACCTTGCTTATGGAACAGCGGGCAGGCCAGGTATTCCTCCTAACTCCTTATTAATTTTCGAAGTAAGCCTTCATTCAATAGAAACTTAA
- a CDS encoding nitroreductase: protein MRYEEVINDRRSARGYLDKPVPKAVLEEVIKLATRAPSSMNTQPWHFHVITGTALDNIRKENTKRNVEGVPPSREIRPPMGYQGVHRERQIEIAIQLFKEMGIERDDKEARQDWVLRGFRQFDAPVAIIVTFDKELKDEDISKFDCGAAVNGLVNAGWSKGLGSVINSQGIMQSPVVREYAKIPDDQVIMICVAMGYPDDNFPANKVVSKRRPVSEVATFIGFEE from the coding sequence ATGAGATACGAAGAAGTCATAAATGATAGAAGAAGTGCAAGAGGTTATTTAGATAAACCCGTACCAAAAGCAGTTTTAGAAGAAGTCATAAAGTTGGCTACTAGAGCTCCGTCTTCAATGAATACACAACCTTGGCATTTTCATGTTATTACTGGAACTGCCTTGGACAATATTAGAAAAGAGAATACAAAAAGAAATGTTGAGGGTGTTCCGCCGTCTAGAGAAATTAGACCGCCCATGGGTTATCAGGGCGTGCATAGAGAAAGACAAATAGAGATCGCCATTCAGCTTTTCAAAGAAATGGGTATAGAAAGAGATGATAAAGAAGCCAGACAAGATTGGGTGTTAAGAGGTTTTAGACAATTTGATGCACCAGTAGCCATAATCGTGACTTTTGATAAAGAATTAAAAGATGAAGACATCTCAAAGTTTGATTGCGGTGCGGCTGTAAACGGATTAGTAAATGCTGGTTGGTCTAAAGGACTTGGATCTGTCATTAATAGTCAGGGAATAATGCAGTCTCCAGTTGTAAGAGAATATGCCAAGATTCCAGATGATCAAGTCATTATGATTTGTGTAGCGATGGGTTATCCGGATGATAATTTTCCAGCTAATAAGGTAGTTTCAAAAAGGAGGCCTGTTTCAGAAGTAGCTACTTTTATTGGATTTGAGGAATAG
- a CDS encoding nuclear transport factor 2 family protein, producing MDAKEKIKEGVQLYFDSMYESDPEKVRQAFHPNAMITGYLETGLAEMTVDEFAEFVESQDPSPKEKGDEILLEIVSCDIAGSTASVSVRDGYIGHVFLDTLSFLEKDGEWKIYNKLFHVES from the coding sequence ATGGACGCTAAAGAGAAAATTAAAGAAGGTGTACAGTTATATTTTGATTCTATGTATGAGTCAGATCCCGAAAAAGTAAGACAAGCCTTTCATCCAAATGCAATGATCACTGGTTATTTAGAAACAGGTCTTGCAGAAATGACTGTAGATGAATTTGCAGAATTTGTAGAGAGCCAAGATCCGTCTCCTAAGGAAAAGGGTGATGAAATTCTTCTCGAAATAGTCTCTTGTGATATTGCAGGTTCAACAGCCTCTGTTTCAGTAAGAGATGGCTATATCGGTCATGTCTTTTTAGATACTCTTTCTTTCTTAGAAAAAGATGGCGAATGGAAGATTTATAATAAATTGTTCCATGTAGAGTCATAA
- a CDS encoding rhodanese-like domain-containing protein, producing MYRLLFLIFFWPNLIFSTVFIDVRTVAEFENESIVNTQNIEWQNISDIQTFISKDEEIFLFCRSGKRSGKAKKILEAEGYTRVINIGGFEEAKEFIGAKRSAP from the coding sequence ATGTATCGCTTACTATTTTTAATATTTTTTTGGCCAAATTTAATCTTTAGCACTGTATTTATCGATGTCAGGACAGTTGCAGAGTTTGAAAACGAATCGATAGTGAATACACAAAATATTGAATGGCAAAATATTTCAGATATTCAGACATTTATTTCAAAAGATGAGGAAATCTTTCTGTTTTGTAGAAGCGGCAAGAGGTCTGGGAAAGCTAAGAAAATACTTGAAGCAGAAGGCTATACTAGGGTAATAAATATTGGTGGATTCGAGGAAGCTAAAGAATTTATTGGTGCTAAGAGAAGTGCTCCTTAA
- a CDS encoding fibronectin type III domain-containing protein, with protein MNFTKYLSKFTFLLLFVLSYGVSSHDESKVAKYSSELAHAPSPLPDRVVLTWEADPATTQSVTWRTDASTKKGMAHLALANANGRALEIEEFIAETSFFKSDINEANYHTVTFKNLDPDTLYTYRVGDGVNWTEYYHFKTASDRPRPFSFIYFGDAQNEVRTHWSRVFREAFRDAPRAAFTLHAGDLIDNPNWDAEWGDWHQGPDWVNGTIPVIATPGNHEYYRINQGPESERYWQTKDGKTIDVMMTAFEPMPSDKGTTYKVSFTGPEGNSASFEFNDGGNIIFVDDQVESITGFKKSELVGSSFYSKPLYDRQRDRGTPAVSNHWRPQFAFPIQDVPDETLKETVYYIDYQGVRFISLDSNKAKEIQIPWFRKVLEDNPNRWTVVAFHHPVFSPGSDRDNKELRELWKPLLDEFKVDLVLSGHDHTYARTGQVDTENLENVPSGYQQAYDPEIGTVYVVSVSGPKMYGITKGNYAKRVAENTQLYQIINIDDKNLTYKAYEATGKLYDQFTLQKRKGLPNLLLEALPEENRK; from the coding sequence ATGAACTTTACAAAATATTTATCCAAATTTACCTTTCTCTTATTATTTGTTTTGAGCTACGGTGTTTCCTCTCATGATGAAAGTAAGGTCGCTAAATATTCTTCGGAGTTAGCTCATGCACCTTCACCACTTCCGGATAGAGTAGTGTTAACTTGGGAAGCTGATCCAGCTACCACTCAATCTGTTACTTGGCGTACAGACGCCTCAACAAAAAAAGGAATGGCTCATTTGGCACTAGCAAATGCAAATGGAAGAGCTTTAGAAATAGAGGAGTTTATTGCAGAAACTTCTTTCTTCAAGAGCGATATTAATGAGGCTAATTATCACACTGTAACTTTCAAAAATCTTGATCCAGATACTCTCTATACTTATCGTGTGGGTGATGGAGTAAATTGGACAGAGTATTACCATTTCAAAACAGCTAGTGATAGGCCTAGACCTTTTAGCTTCATTTATTTTGGTGACGCTCAAAATGAAGTGCGCACACATTGGTCGAGGGTTTTTAGGGAGGCATTTAGAGATGCACCACGAGCTGCATTTACGTTACATGCCGGTGATTTAATCGATAACCCTAATTGGGACGCTGAGTGGGGAGATTGGCATCAAGGCCCTGACTGGGTGAATGGTACGATTCCTGTTATAGCAACTCCTGGAAACCATGAATATTATCGTATTAATCAAGGTCCTGAATCTGAGCGTTATTGGCAGACAAAAGATGGAAAGACTATAGATGTCATGATGACCGCATTTGAACCTATGCCATCTGATAAAGGAACGACCTATAAAGTTTCATTTACTGGACCAGAAGGCAATAGTGCCTCCTTTGAGTTTAATGATGGAGGTAATATCATTTTTGTCGATGATCAAGTTGAATCCATTACAGGATTCAAAAAAAGCGAATTAGTTGGTTCAAGTTTTTACTCCAAGCCTCTTTATGATCGCCAAAGAGATCGAGGAACCCCAGCCGTAAGTAATCATTGGCGTCCACAATTTGCTTTCCCTATTCAAGATGTTCCTGATGAAACTCTTAAAGAGACTGTTTATTACATTGATTATCAAGGTGTACGTTTTATTTCATTGGATTCAAATAAGGCAAAAGAAATACAGATTCCTTGGTTTAGAAAAGTACTAGAAGATAATCCTAATCGATGGACTGTTGTGGCTTTTCATCATCCGGTCTTTTCTCCTGGATCAGATCGAGATAATAAAGAGCTTCGCGAACTATGGAAGCCTCTCTTAGATGAATTTAAGGTAGATTTAGTTCTTAGTGGTCATGATCATACCTATGCACGTACCGGTCAGGTAGACACCGAAAATTTGGAAAATGTACCCTCTGGCTATCAACAAGCCTATGATCCTGAAATTGGAACAGTATATGTTGTATCTGTAAGTGGACCGAAGATGTATGGCATTACTAAAGGTAATTATGCTAAGCGAGTAGCTGAAAATACTCAGCTTTATCAGATTATCAATATTGACGACAAAAACCTAACTTATAAAGCTTACGAGGCAACAGGAAAGCTTTATGATCAATTTACACTCCAAAAAAGAAAGGGGCTGCCTAACCTTTTACTCGAAGCTCTTCCGGAAGAAAATAGGAAATAA
- a CDS encoding cyclic nucleotide-binding domain-containing protein, which produces MNNSVKNTQFLFDKFIGILIFLNIFHQVISSMDLRGYESMLSYGNIFFQLSMLIFLGEVIYRFILERKLGFLNVVDSLVLINYFFIGILDLRIFRLFRFFDIFSRTRILLPSNTLFKTIQMQRHSLLGSLFLVLSVLLLFSTIMYFVEREAQPDKFGSIPLAIWWGMETLTTVGYGDVHPITPLGKVLGTLTMLLGIGMFALPAAILGSAYYEEMQKRNFLVTFEAILEVPLFEEMPIKALSKINEKLDAVLLPSNEAVFEKGDEADSMYIIESGSAQVELENPVILEKGDYFGEMGLINNNPRTATITTLEEVKLLQLKKEDLEELFDEHPTLFRAIEAKLEAINS; this is translated from the coding sequence ATGAATAATTCAGTTAAAAATACTCAATTTCTTTTTGATAAATTTATTGGGATCCTCATATTTCTAAACATTTTTCATCAAGTAATTTCATCGATGGACTTAAGAGGCTATGAATCAATGCTTAGCTATGGGAATATCTTTTTTCAGCTGTCTATGCTGATTTTTTTAGGCGAGGTTATTTACAGATTTATATTGGAGAGGAAGCTTGGCTTTTTGAATGTAGTGGACTCTCTAGTTTTGATTAACTACTTTTTTATCGGGATTTTAGATTTAAGAATATTCAGATTATTCAGATTTTTTGATATTTTCAGCAGGACTAGAATTTTATTACCCAGCAACACTTTATTTAAAACTATCCAAATGCAGCGACATAGTTTGCTGGGTTCTTTATTTTTAGTTCTATCTGTTCTCTTATTATTTTCGACCATTATGTACTTCGTTGAGAGAGAAGCTCAACCTGATAAGTTTGGGAGTATTCCATTGGCTATATGGTGGGGCATGGAGACATTAACAACTGTAGGTTACGGAGATGTTCATCCTATCACTCCTCTGGGCAAAGTTTTAGGAACACTGACAATGTTGTTAGGCATAGGAATGTTTGCTCTTCCGGCTGCAATTCTAGGTTCAGCCTACTATGAGGAAATGCAGAAAAGAAACTTCTTAGTGACCTTTGAAGCTATTCTAGAAGTCCCTCTTTTTGAGGAAATGCCAATTAAGGCACTAAGTAAAATTAATGAAAAACTGGATGCAGTGCTTCTTCCTTCGAATGAAGCTGTTTTTGAAAAGGGTGATGAGGCAGACTCAATGTATATTATTGAATCGGGTAGTGCTCAAGTTGAATTAGAAAATCCAGTAATCCTTGAGAAAGGAGATTATTTTGGTGAAATGGGGCTTATAAATAATAATCCCAGAACAGCAACCATTACTACTTTAGAGGAAGTTAAACTTCTGCAACTAAAAAAAGAAGACTTAGAAGAACTGTTTGATGAACACCCAACTTTATTTAGAGCTATAGAGGCAAAATTAGAAGCTATCAATAGTTAA
- a CDS encoding DUF3604 domain-containing protein codes for MSKFKFFWIIIFFILNACSESEQNSYSEQFIDQIKKDIYPRPKPNPDRNAYFGDLHVHTANSFDAYTFGTISTPADAYRFAQGEAIPHPTGYKIQLKKPLDFYAVTDHAVFLGLLKESADTSTEFSKYEISKPMHDLNKTVSNSIFSILERNGLFRAFGSELAEGVEDGSIDRDIIQEVGNSVWKKTIKAANDAYKPGIFTTFAGYEFTSSVELYDKYLHRNVIFKDTKNLPERIFSRADSLDPEKLWDWMDGLRISGVESLAIPHNSNISGGSAFSMNDYNGGPIDEAYVNQRLRNEPLTEITQAKGTSETHPFLSKNDEWANFEAKTNVEGENLINNLKGSYVRDAYLRGLIIEEKGLSNPFKFGVIGSSDTHVAGGSYTEETHFSKIGLLDGEPYLRGSVPFRGFYGFISKVFRPQTVSEIGGESYLNIGTRLIRFGSSGLAGVWAEENTRDSIYNAFRRKETFGTSGPRIKVRFFAGYNLEDSELSDLGLIKDAYVKNIPMGGTITQVGDESPRFLVWAISDPLGAPLQRVQIIKGWLEEGEHREKVFDIACSDNANINPTTHRCEDYDNNVNLDDCSIDLKKGDPEIKTFWKDPEFKKDQNTFYYARVLENPTCRWSTWDAIRAGEKPRQDIPVIIQERAWSSPIWLSGS; via the coding sequence ATGTCTAAATTTAAATTTTTCTGGATAATAATTTTTTTTATACTCAATGCTTGTTCAGAATCAGAGCAAAATTCATATTCTGAGCAATTTATAGATCAAATAAAAAAGGATATATACCCTAGACCAAAGCCTAATCCAGATAGGAATGCTTATTTTGGTGATTTACATGTTCATACAGCAAACTCATTTGATGCATATACATTTGGGACTATAAGCACACCTGCAGATGCATATAGATTTGCTCAAGGTGAAGCGATACCGCATCCCACAGGATACAAAATACAACTAAAAAAGCCTTTAGATTTCTATGCTGTAACTGATCATGCTGTTTTTTTAGGACTATTAAAAGAATCGGCAGATACAAGCACCGAGTTCTCTAAGTATGAAATCTCAAAGCCCATGCATGACCTCAATAAGACGGTAAGTAATAGTATATTTTCAATTCTTGAGAGAAATGGTCTTTTTAGGGCCTTTGGTAGCGAACTTGCTGAGGGTGTAGAGGACGGAAGTATTGATAGAGACATAATTCAGGAAGTAGGTAACTCGGTTTGGAAAAAAACTATTAAGGCAGCCAATGATGCATACAAACCAGGAATATTTACTACATTCGCTGGTTACGAATTTACTTCAAGTGTAGAGCTATATGATAAGTATCTTCATCGGAACGTAATCTTCAAGGATACAAAGAACCTTCCTGAACGCATTTTCTCAAGAGCAGATAGCCTCGATCCTGAAAAACTATGGGACTGGATGGATGGATTAAGGATAAGTGGGGTAGAGAGCTTGGCCATTCCTCATAATTCAAATATTTCAGGAGGGTCCGCCTTCTCTATGAATGATTATAACGGAGGTCCGATAGATGAGGCTTATGTTAATCAGCGACTTCGGAATGAACCTCTAACTGAGATAACACAGGCGAAAGGAACTTCCGAGACTCATCCATTTTTATCAAAGAATGATGAATGGGCAAACTTCGAAGCAAAAACAAATGTCGAAGGTGAGAACCTTATCAACAATTTAAAGGGAAGTTATGTAAGAGATGCATACTTAAGAGGATTAATAATCGAGGAAAAGGGTTTATCTAATCCTTTTAAATTCGGAGTAATTGGATCGAGTGATACCCATGTTGCAGGTGGCTCCTATACCGAGGAAACGCATTTTTCCAAAATAGGACTTTTAGACGGAGAACCATATTTACGAGGTTCAGTTCCTTTTAGAGGTTTTTATGGATTTATATCAAAAGTTTTTAGGCCTCAAACAGTCAGTGAAATAGGAGGCGAAAGTTATTTAAATATTGGAACACGTTTAATTAGATTTGGATCTTCAGGACTTGCAGGCGTGTGGGCTGAAGAAAATACTCGTGATTCGATTTATAACGCCTTTAGACGCAAGGAAACATTTGGCACCAGCGGACCTAGAATAAAAGTACGTTTTTTTGCTGGTTATAACCTAGAAGATTCAGAGCTTAGTGACCTTGGTCTCATAAAAGATGCCTATGTGAAAAATATTCCTATGGGAGGAACAATCACTCAAGTGGGCGATGAAAGTCCTAGATTTCTTGTTTGGGCAATTTCTGATCCTCTTGGAGCGCCTTTACAGAGAGTTCAAATAATCAAAGGATGGCTGGAAGAAGGAGAGCATAGAGAAAAGGTTTTTGACATAGCTTGCTCTGACAACGCAAATATAAATCCAACAACTCATAGGTGCGAAGACTATGATAATAATGTTAACTTAGATGATTGCTCCATAGATCTTAAAAAGGGCGATCCAGAGATAAAAACCTTTTGGAAAGACCCTGAATTTAAAAAAGATCAAAACACTTTTTATTATGCTAGAGTCCTAGAAAATCCTACTTGCAGGTGGTCAACTTGGGATGCGATCAGAGCAGGAGAGAAACCTAGACAAGATATACCCGTGATAATTCAGGAAAGGGCTTGGTCTTCTCCAATATGGTTATCAGGAAGTTAA
- a CDS encoding DsbA family protein, which translates to MIKKALRNFLAKRTIGSKLRNYSMNTFSSYDLFKKIRIDAEAKRDLENRPHEVTYFHKVDDPYSHLTIQYLEKIKASYGVVLKPILVGDENPETIHEPNLYNAYCLEDSKRIAPYYGIDFQPTSYPKKELVDLSNAILTSVEEDKFSEVAKEVSNALWQGDEDTLSSLSKVYSSTETEVSEKLAAGNSIRNAKGYYFGSAFYYEKELYWGVDRIDHLEDRLSELGLKKDTNNEPICAPILNSPPSLESDKQVNLYYYPSLNSPYTYASAKRVGEMRDDYPVNLITKPVLPMLMRNMKIIDLKAKYIISDAAREARKHGYPMGQIYSPIGKPARKAYSLFPVIDEAGKGFEYIDELLKASFYEGINIGEDEYLKSLVERLGLDWSIIKKDLNTKKWKKVLDDNLKDMYAGNCWGVPSFKITDLDGKEPFYVWGQDRMWLLKEEINRRLA; encoded by the coding sequence ATGATAAAAAAAGCACTTAGGAATTTCTTGGCGAAACGCACCATAGGTAGCAAGCTTAGAAATTACAGCATGAATACTTTCTCCAGCTATGATCTGTTTAAAAAGATTAGAATAGATGCTGAGGCTAAAAGGGACTTGGAAAATAGACCGCACGAAGTAACATATTTTCATAAGGTAGATGATCCTTACTCACATTTAACTATTCAGTATCTAGAAAAAATTAAGGCTTCTTATGGTGTAGTTTTAAAACCTATATTAGTTGGAGATGAAAACCCTGAAACCATTCATGAACCTAATTTATATAATGCTTATTGTTTGGAAGATTCAAAACGCATAGCTCCTTACTATGGTATTGACTTTCAACCAACATCTTATCCAAAAAAGGAATTAGTTGATTTGTCTAATGCTATTTTGACTTCGGTTGAAGAAGATAAGTTTTCAGAAGTTGCTAAAGAAGTAAGCAATGCATTATGGCAAGGGGATGAAGATACCTTGAGTTCTTTATCTAAGGTTTATAGCTCCACTGAGACAGAAGTATCAGAGAAATTAGCTGCAGGTAATTCGATAAGAAATGCAAAAGGTTATTATTTTGGATCTGCCTTTTATTATGAAAAGGAACTTTATTGGGGTGTAGATAGGATTGATCACTTAGAAGATAGATTATCTGAACTTGGTCTAAAGAAAGATACAAACAATGAACCAATTTGTGCTCCTATTTTAAATTCTCCCCCATCTTTGGAATCAGATAAACAAGTTAATTTATATTACTATCCCTCTTTGAACAGTCCATATACCTATGCTAGTGCAAAAAGAGTTGGAGAAATGAGAGATGACTATCCTGTAAACTTGATTACGAAGCCCGTTTTACCAATGCTAATGCGCAATATGAAAATTATTGATCTAAAAGCCAAGTACATTATTTCTGACGCCGCCCGTGAGGCAAGAAAACATGGATATCCAATGGGTCAAATTTATTCTCCAATCGGCAAACCAGCCAGGAAAGCTTATTCTTTATTTCCTGTGATCGATGAGGCTGGAAAAGGGTTTGAGTATATTGACGAACTATTAAAAGCTTCTTTTTATGAAGGGATTAACATAGGCGAAGATGAATATTTAAAGTCTTTAGTCGAAAGACTTGGACTAGATTGGTCTATAATCAAAAAAGACTTAAATACAAAAAAATGGAAAAAGGTTTTGGATGATAATCTTAAAGATATGTATGCGGGTAACTGTTGGGGAGTACCAAGCTTTAAGATTACTGATTTAGATGGTAAAGAACCATTTTATGTCTGGGGCCAAGATAGGATGTGGCTTCTGAAGGAAGAAATAAATAGGCGTTTAGCTTAA
- a CDS encoding fatty acid desaturase, which translates to MDYVNDNSIDLSIEAEREVARTFMGRIEWEMILIGLGQFTIWVVTWVLVLNAIIPLFVGFLIALFTACNAYLPSHAGQHGHLSGGRKNLKWLDFWVGQISVIPLAQSHDALKATHLKHHAHTNDPDNDPDFFHGNANSWLGAVRNVNVSYNDDGPAMKSIGKHMEEDPKFKAALEKGGAWTLLFYFVQIFMAILYPLETLLLWWIPKRVATSYLGVVFSYLPHSGLGSGRYKDTRFWTNKIPRFLNHSMQIHSMHHMYPRICHYDEAKAIQALKPYMIARGIPGAEHIPDKLRWNPVTYIKEVYYGR; encoded by the coding sequence ATGGATTACGTAAATGATAATTCCATAGATTTATCCATAGAAGCAGAAAGAGAAGTTGCTAGGACTTTTATGGGCCGAATCGAATGGGAAATGATCCTTATAGGTCTTGGGCAATTCACAATATGGGTAGTTACTTGGGTACTTGTTCTTAACGCAATAATTCCACTTTTCGTTGGATTTTTGATTGCTCTTTTTACAGCTTGCAATGCCTATCTTCCATCTCATGCTGGTCAGCATGGTCATTTATCAGGCGGAAGGAAGAATCTTAAATGGCTAGATTTTTGGGTAGGACAAATAAGTGTAATCCCATTAGCGCAGTCTCATGACGCATTGAAGGCAACTCATTTAAAACATCATGCTCATACAAATGATCCAGATAATGATCCAGATTTTTTCCATGGTAATGCTAACAGCTGGCTTGGAGCGGTTAGAAATGTAAATGTTTCTTACAATGATGATGGTCCAGCTATGAAATCTATTGGAAAACACATGGAAGAGGATCCAAAATTCAAAGCTGCGTTAGAGAAAGGTGGAGCATGGACTCTACTTTTTTACTTCGTTCAAATCTTCATGGCTATTCTTTATCCCCTTGAGACCTTGCTCTTGTGGTGGATCCCAAAAAGAGTAGCAACGTCCTACTTGGGCGTTGTGTTCTCCTACTTGCCACACTCTGGGTTGGGTAGCGGACGTTATAAAGATACCAGATTTTGGACTAACAAAATTCCCAGATTCTTGAATCATTCAATGCAAATACACTCTATGCATCATATGTATCCAAGAATTTGTCACTATGATGAAGCCAAAGCTATACAGGCTTTGAAGCCTTATATGATTGCAAGGGGCATACCGGGAGCCGAGCATATTCCTGATAAGCTGAGATGGAATCCCGTAACTTATATTAAAGAGGTTTATTATGGACGCTAA
- a CDS encoding TauD/TfdA family dioxygenase, which translates to MKVRQISAALGAEITNVDLAQISDDQVEEVKSLLTEHKVIFFPGQKLSQDEHVEYGAKFGELEGHPNLKNKTVTHPKIFELAASSGGIADEWHTDITFQDSPAIMSVLHMVKCPELGGDTMWSNLNAAYEALSDPIKDLCEGITALHDARPHGKPEKTAIHPVVRLHPISGKKVLYVNEHFTRRIVEMNIEESDMLLAYLTKWVTRPQFTVRYQWTPGTIAMWDNRSTQHYVVNDFVGERIIQRVTIMGDEVLGSSNPRWKPALREGFSAITTHDKQLINHLKNKGTL; encoded by the coding sequence ATGAAAGTTAGACAGATTTCAGCTGCTCTTGGTGCTGAGATAACGAATGTCGATTTAGCTCAAATATCTGATGATCAAGTGGAAGAGGTTAAATCTCTTTTAACCGAGCACAAAGTGATATTTTTTCCCGGTCAGAAGTTAAGTCAAGATGAGCATGTTGAATATGGTGCTAAGTTTGGTGAACTTGAAGGTCATCCAAACCTAAAAAATAAAACAGTGACTCATCCAAAGATCTTTGAACTTGCTGCTAGCTCCGGTGGAATAGCTGATGAGTGGCATACGGATATAACTTTTCAAGACTCTCCAGCTATTATGTCTGTACTTCATATGGTCAAGTGTCCTGAATTGGGTGGAGATACAATGTGGAGTAATTTAAATGCGGCATACGAAGCTTTATCTGATCCAATCAAAGATTTATGTGAAGGAATAACTGCCCTACATGATGCTAGACCTCATGGAAAACCTGAAAAAACTGCTATACATCCCGTTGTGAGGTTGCATCCCATTTCGGGAAAGAAAGTCTTATATGTAAATGAGCACTTTACTAGAAGAATTGTTGAAATGAATATTGAAGAGAGCGATATGTTGCTTGCTTATTTAACAAAGTGGGTGACAAGACCTCAGTTCACCGTTCGTTATCAATGGACTCCGGGCACTATTGCCATGTGGGATAACCGGAGCACCCAACATTATGTAGTAAATGATTTCGTGGGTGAGAGGATTATTCAAAGGGTAACCATAATGGGAGACGAAGTATTAGGATCTTCTAATCCTAGATGGAAGCCTGCTTTAAGAGAGGGTTTCTCAGCTATAACAACTCACGATAAACAATTAATTAATCACCTCAAGAATAAAGGGACCTTATAG